In Sphaerisporangium krabiense, the DNA window GCGCCCTCAAGCGGTCGGCCCAGGTCCCGCCGCGAGGCGGCCTCTACGCCCTGGACTTCGGCATCAGGAGCGCCCGCACGGGCCTGGAGTGGATCCGCGCCACCGCCGACGACATCGCCGCCCGGGCCACCCCCGGCGACGCGGGCGCCTGAGCCCGCGCGCGCCCGTCAGTCGCAGCTCACCGGCACGGGCATCTGGGTCTCCGGCGTGAAGTGGACCTTCGAGAAGTACTTCTCGAGCAGCGACCTCACCGTGCCGTCCTGGTACATGCGGTTGATGGCCCCCCGCACCGCCTTGCACGTCCGGGTGTCGCCCCGCTTGATCGCCACCGCGTACCGCTCGTCGGAGAGCTTGGCGCCCATGACGCGGTACCGGATGTTCTCGCGGTCGGCGAACCCGGCGAGCAGCAGGTCGTCGCCGGGGACGGCGTCCACGGTCCCCTGCCGCAGCATGTTCATGCAGTCGGTGTAGTTGTCCGCGGCCACCAGCCGCACCTTGACGACGTCCTGCACCATGCCGATCGAGACGTTCGTCCCCGGCGCGCACAAATTGTGCCCCTTGAGATCCTGGATCTTGGTGAACGGGTCGCCGTCGCGGACCAGGACGTCCACGTGCGCGGTGTAGTACGGGCCGGCGAACGTCACCCGCTCGTCGTCGTTGATCGAGTAGGTCGCGATCACGAGGTCGGCCTCGCCGGAGTTCAGCATGGACACCCGCTCGTTGACGCCGGACTCGGCGAACGTCACGCCGCTCGCCGGCACCCCGAGCTGTCCGGCGATGTAGGCGCCGAGCTCGACCTCGAAGCCGCGCCAGCTGTCCCCCGAGCCGAGCGCGATGCCCGGCAGCATGTTGCGCATGGCGATCGTCAGCTTGTGCGTCTTCGCCGCCTTGTCCACGACGGAGGTGAACCGGGGCGGCTGCGGCACCCTGGCCGAGGAGGTCTCGGTGGGCTCCGGGAGCGACCGGCCCCTCAGCTCGGCCCAGAGGTCGGGCGCGAACCGCCGCACGGCCATGACGCCCCCGCCCGCGAGCACGGCGACCGCGAGCACGGCGGCGATCCACCTGCCGGGGCCGGACCTCCGGGCGGGGACCGGGTTGTCCGCCACCCCGGCGGCGGCCCCGCCGCCGTCCCTGGCCGTCGTCCTTCGCCCCCACACCCCGCTCCGCGGGCGCGTGACCGTCTCGCGGGCGGCCAGTTCGGCGCCCTGGCTGAGCACGGCCGTGGACGCCCCGGCCTCCTCGTGCCGGCCGAGCAGCCGCAGCAGGATGTGGTCGGCGGTCGGGCGTTCCACCGGCTTCTTGTTCAGGCAGGCGCGGACCACGCCGCGCAGCGGCTCGGGGAGTCCGCCGACCTCGACCTCGTCGTTGAGCACGCGGTTCAGCACCACCGCGATGGAGTTCCCTCCGAAGGGCACCTCGCCGGTGGCGGCGAACGCGACCGTCGCGCCCCAGGCGAAGACGTCGGCGGGCGGGCCCACCTCGCCGCCCGAGATCTGCTCGGGCGCCATGTAGGCGGGCGTGCCGACGGCCCTGCTGGTGATGGTGCCCGTCGAGTCCAGGATGCGGGCG includes these proteins:
- a CDS encoding serine/threonine-protein kinase, whose translation is MPELGPLERGDPRRLGPFELTGRIGEGGQGVVYLGQDDAGERAAVKLLHVKFSGDRTARSRFARELKAAERVASFCTARVLAADLDGDTPYIASEYIDGRSLRETVETSGPLSGSTLERLAVGTATALTAIHHAGIVHRDFKPDNVLMAADGPRVVDFGIARILDSTGTITSRAVGTPAYMAPEQISGGEVGPPADVFAWGATVAFAATGEVPFGGNSIAVVLNRVLNDEVEVGGLPEPLRGVVRACLNKKPVERPTADHILLRLLGRHEEAGASTAVLSQGAELAARETVTRPRSGVWGRRTTARDGGGAAAGVADNPVPARRSGPGRWIAAVLAVAVLAGGGVMAVRRFAPDLWAELRGRSLPEPTETSSARVPQPPRFTSVVDKAAKTHKLTIAMRNMLPGIALGSGDSWRGFEVELGAYIAGQLGVPASGVTFAESGVNERVSMLNSGEADLVIATYSINDDERVTFAGPYYTAHVDVLVRDGDPFTKIQDLKGHNLCAPGTNVSIGMVQDVVKVRLVAADNYTDCMNMLRQGTVDAVPGDDLLLAGFADRENIRYRVMGAKLSDERYAVAIKRGDTRTCKAVRGAINRMYQDGTVRSLLEKYFSKVHFTPETQMPVPVSCD